A window from uncultured Desulfobacter sp. encodes these proteins:
- a CDS encoding IS1380 family transposase: protein MAYNILAGGTCLQDIELLRNNEAWLNALDAKLIPDPTTAGDFLRRFSPEEIVTLMDVKNTIRKKIWEKQPQNFKKAAIINIDGTISGTTGECKQGMDISYKGTWGYAPLVVSLEKTREPLYIINRSGNAPSHLGSAQWVDKALDLLEGTFKKLYVRGDTDFSLTTNFDKWNQRCSFIFGMDARSNLVKQANNLSESDWIVFEKPPRSIKTVPRQRPENVKREVVKKRKFKRLETACEHIAEFKYKPGKCWKPYRMIVLRKTINEYKGERLLFDDVRYFFYITNDWKKSAEQLVDFYRKRADHENDIDQLKHGVRAMENPSDSLNANWAYMVIASLAWDLKAWYGLLMPYRALGLSIIRMEFKRFIQTFINIPCLILRSGRAIKYRIIGYNDRLTSMFKYFDFMKTVRVP, encoded by the coding sequence ATGGCATATAATATTCTTGCCGGCGGTACTTGCCTCCAGGATATTGAACTACTCAGAAATAATGAAGCCTGGCTTAATGCGCTGGATGCAAAACTTATCCCTGATCCAACTACGGCAGGAGATTTTTTACGCCGGTTTTCCCCGGAAGAGATTGTGACTCTGATGGATGTAAAAAATACCATCCGAAAAAAGATATGGGAAAAGCAGCCACAAAATTTCAAGAAAGCAGCCATTATTAATATTGACGGTACTATCAGTGGGACAACCGGCGAGTGCAAACAGGGCATGGATATCTCTTACAAAGGGACGTGGGGATATGCTCCGTTGGTCGTCTCTTTGGAAAAAACAAGGGAGCCCCTATATATTATCAACCGGTCAGGTAATGCTCCGTCCCACCTTGGTTCTGCGCAGTGGGTGGATAAGGCACTTGATTTGCTGGAAGGGACTTTCAAAAAATTATACGTTCGGGGTGATACTGATTTTAGTCTTACCACTAACTTTGATAAATGGAATCAGCGCTGTTCCTTTATATTTGGCATGGATGCCAGATCAAATTTGGTCAAACAGGCCAATAATCTCTCGGAGTCTGACTGGATTGTATTTGAAAAACCGCCTCGGTCGATTAAAACAGTTCCCAGACAACGCCCGGAAAATGTTAAACGTGAAGTGGTTAAAAAACGCAAATTTAAACGCTTGGAGACCGCATGTGAACATATAGCCGAATTTAAATATAAGCCGGGTAAATGTTGGAAGCCCTACCGGATGATCGTTCTGCGCAAAACGATCAACGAGTATAAAGGTGAACGTCTGCTGTTTGATGATGTTCGTTACTTTTTTTATATCACCAACGATTGGAAAAAATCGGCCGAGCAGTTGGTGGATTTTTACCGAAAACGGGCTGATCACGAGAATGATATTGACCAGTTGAAACATGGTGTACGTGCTATGGAGAACCCGTCGGATTCTCTAAATGCCAACTGGGCCTATATGGTTATCGCCTCTTTGGCATGGGACCTGAAAGCCTGGTATGGGCTGCTGATGCCATATCGTGCATTAGGTCTTTCAATAATCCGCATGGAATTCAAGCGGTTCATCCAGACATTTATAAACATCCCCTGTTTAATCTTGCGATCCGGCAGGGCCATAAAATATCGAATCATTGGTTATAATGATCGTCTTACAAGCATGTTCAAGTACTTTGACTTCATGAAGACCGTCCGGGTTCCGTGA
- a CDS encoding ATP-binding protein — protein sequence MQRRTGYIIIAGVCFFYWILDSIWAYLSFEYNLKDLIFREPGSYVDTFLLKVPPYQIVSRLMVVFLFIVLGFIIIEFIKKRQEAQNKHREAHDTFLTVLNSIDAAIYVTDMDSCEILFMNKYLVDKFGGNFSGETCYKVFRNANEMCEHCSAKDLVDNEGNLKGVVVRELQHPVADAWYLNYDRAIKWIDGRVVHLLIATDVTLIKALQEKQKKADEYLRQAQKMESIGNLAGGIAHDFNNLLFPIIGMSEMLLEELAEDSLEHENIEMILEAGKRGRDLVQQILSFSRQAEKEKIPVRLQQILEEALKLSRATIPSSIQINQDIQQDCGWVLADSIQFHQIVINLMTNASHAVDPSEGIINVQFKELLGTQNYSAAKLNSDGKYVMLKISDNGCGIDAFIKNKIFEPYFTTKDKGKGTGLGLAVVYGIVQDHQGDIVVDSNVGKGTSFSIYLPILEQPSDTTAKDSAVSLQGGSEHILLVDDEEPVAQIEMQMLNRLGYEVTMYTSSRQALECFQADPQGFDLLLTDVTMPELTGDKLAKKVLAIRPDIPILLCTGFSEKIDKQKADQLGIKGFLMKPVVKSDMARMVRQILDEDRS from the coding sequence GTGCAACGGCGCACAGGATATATCATCATCGCAGGCGTCTGCTTTTTTTATTGGATACTTGATAGTATCTGGGCATACCTGTCTTTTGAATACAACCTTAAAGATTTGATTTTCCGGGAACCGGGATCCTATGTGGACACCTTTTTATTAAAAGTGCCGCCCTATCAGATTGTCTCCCGGCTTATGGTTGTCTTTCTATTTATCGTTCTTGGTTTTATTATCATCGAATTTATCAAAAAACGGCAGGAAGCTCAAAACAAACACAGAGAGGCCCATGATACGTTTTTGACAGTGCTTAACAGCATTGATGCGGCAATTTACGTTACAGATATGGACTCCTGTGAAATTTTATTTATGAACAAATATCTGGTGGATAAATTTGGCGGAAATTTTTCAGGAGAGACCTGCTACAAGGTGTTTAGAAACGCAAATGAAATGTGTGAACACTGCTCGGCTAAAGATCTGGTGGACAACGAGGGTAACTTAAAAGGTGTCGTCGTCCGAGAGCTGCAGCATCCTGTAGCAGATGCATGGTATCTAAATTATGACAGGGCCATTAAATGGATCGACGGTCGTGTTGTGCATCTTCTGATTGCCACCGATGTCACCCTAATCAAAGCGCTCCAGGAAAAGCAAAAAAAGGCGGACGAATATCTGCGGCAGGCACAGAAAATGGAATCCATCGGCAATCTTGCCGGAGGCATCGCACACGACTTTAATAATCTGCTGTTTCCCATCATTGGTATGTCCGAAATGCTCTTGGAAGAACTTGCCGAAGACAGCCTTGAGCACGAAAATATCGAGATGATTTTAGAGGCAGGCAAAAGAGGCCGGGATCTTGTCCAGCAGATTTTGTCGTTCAGCCGCCAGGCCGAAAAGGAAAAAATCCCTGTGCGCCTGCAGCAAATTTTAGAGGAAGCCTTGAAGTTAAGCCGCGCCACCATACCATCCTCCATTCAAATTAATCAGGATATTCAGCAGGATTGCGGGTGGGTGCTGGCCGATTCCATTCAATTTCATCAGATTGTTATCAATTTGATGACCAATGCATCCCATGCCGTGGACCCATCAGAAGGCATAATCAATGTGCAGTTCAAAGAGCTATTGGGCACCCAAAACTATTCAGCGGCAAAACTTAATTCAGATGGTAAATATGTGATGCTCAAAATTTCAGATAATGGCTGCGGGATTGACGCGTTCATCAAAAATAAAATTTTCGAACCGTATTTCACCACCAAGGACAAAGGCAAAGGAACAGGCCTTGGCCTTGCTGTTGTTTACGGTATTGTTCAGGATCACCAGGGTGATATTGTGGTGGACAGTAACGTTGGAAAAGGAACGAGCTTTTCAATATATCTGCCAATACTTGAGCAGCCGTCGGACACGACCGCAAAGGATAGTGCCGTTTCATTGCAAGGCGGATCAGAACATATTCTTCTTGTTGACGATGAAGAACCTGTAGCCCAGATAGAAATGCAGATGCTCAATCGTCTGGGATATGAAGTCACGATGTATACCAGCAGCCGGCAGGCCCTGGAATGCTTTCAAGCAGATCCCCAAGGATTTGACCTATTGTTGACTGATGTAACCATGCCGGAGCTTACAGGAGATAAATTGGCAAAAAAGGTTCTGGCAATAAGGCCTGATATCCCGATTCTTCTGTGTACGGGCTTCAGTGAAAAGATAGATAAGCAGAAGGCCGATCAACTGGGAATCAAAGGTTTTTTAATGAAGCCCGTTGTCAAATCTGATATGGCCCGGATGGTACGGCAAATTCTTGACGAGGATAGATCTTAG
- a CDS encoding FAD-binding oxidoreductase, with the protein MTYEKITHGLWAATAPDIPRLSTFSGEKETEVAIIGGGYTGLSAALHLAVDGHSTVLLEAKDVGFGGAGRNVGLVNAGLWLMPEDVISLVGKKHGEALIRVLGASPQLVYGLAEKYNMDCEAWPNGTLHCADSKAGYKALQERERQWQKVGAPVRLLEKDEAAEKLGSNAYRGALLDERAGTIQPLAYAFGLANAALKEGAELYNNSPVIGLDKTASGYTLTTPHGQLKAQKVIIAVMGYPEQAFGDQINNLIPFNYFQFATAPIPKSVLETVLPGKNGIWDTNLILSSFRLDKNGRLSVGSVGSLEGFAMDVNRAWAKRTLNKVFPQIGDIELEYAWYGRIAMTTNHIPRFHVMDDNMAMVTCYNGRGIGPGTVFGKLMAKYMSGGSPADIPLPVSPIKAVNLRALRGLFYEAGSRLYHYAQRRTPIF; encoded by the coding sequence ATGACATATGAAAAGATAACCCACGGGTTGTGGGCGGCCACAGCACCGGACATACCAAGGCTGAGTACGTTTTCCGGGGAAAAAGAGACCGAAGTGGCCATCATCGGTGGCGGGTACACCGGATTGTCAGCCGCCCTTCATCTTGCCGTTGACGGGCATTCCACCGTGCTGCTTGAAGCAAAGGATGTGGGATTTGGCGGTGCAGGCAGAAATGTGGGCCTGGTAAATGCGGGCCTGTGGCTGATGCCCGAAGACGTCATCTCCCTTGTGGGAAAAAAGCATGGTGAAGCTCTGATCCGGGTACTGGGAGCATCCCCCCAACTGGTATACGGTCTGGCGGAAAAATATAATATGGATTGTGAGGCGTGGCCCAACGGAACCCTTCACTGCGCAGATTCAAAAGCCGGTTACAAAGCACTCCAGGAACGAGAGCGCCAATGGCAAAAAGTCGGCGCCCCGGTTCGTCTGCTTGAAAAGGACGAGGCTGCCGAAAAACTGGGCTCAAATGCATACCGCGGCGCCCTGCTTGATGAACGCGCCGGGACCATCCAACCCCTGGCCTATGCTTTCGGCCTGGCCAATGCAGCCTTAAAGGAAGGCGCAGAACTGTACAATAACTCCCCTGTGATAGGGCTGGACAAAACCGCTTCGGGATATACCCTCACGACCCCCCATGGCCAACTCAAGGCCCAAAAAGTCATTATTGCTGTCATGGGATATCCCGAACAGGCCTTTGGCGATCAGATCAACAATCTGATTCCCTTTAATTATTTTCAGTTTGCCACGGCGCCCATTCCCAAGTCTGTTCTGGAAACCGTACTACCCGGAAAAAACGGAATCTGGGATACAAACCTGATTCTCTCGTCATTTCGTCTGGATAAAAACGGCCGTCTGTCCGTGGGCAGTGTGGGCAGCCTTGAAGGCTTTGCCATGGATGTGAACAGGGCCTGGGCAAAACGTACGTTAAACAAAGTATTTCCCCAGATTGGCGACATTGAACTGGAGTACGCCTGGTACGGCCGCATTGCCATGACCACCAACCATATTCCGCGTTTCCATGTCATGGATGATAATATGGCAATGGTCACCTGTTATAACGGCCGGGGCATTGGGCCGGGAACCGTATTCGGCAAACTGATGGCGAAATATATGAGCGGCGGATCACCCGCAGACATTCCCCTGCCGGTATCTCCGATCAAAGCCGTTAATTTACGGGCACTTCGCGGTCTGTTTTACGAAGCAGGGTCCAGGCTCTACCATTATGCCCAGCGCAGAACGCCCATTTTTTAA
- a CDS encoding response regulator: MDALKNFASIDFTEQVKLLKDIEKNKIYAAIPDLLELCKKSDPSDQATVMAENTLRALLLDDEEQTVKGLMSDNANIKRISLQVCCQKKCPAATPILLKLISEQSSVLISGHPHYNEGFEILSALSLIQPPEALDIFRQFIHHNDSLISSLSIEAVGNYKDIDSVDALCKIVADSEADDRYEECDITVANAIDALSMINNDKAISFLASKIHHRNPVARRIIHAVFTRLGPETIQHIAPFLLDPDTDLKIMAVNILGTIGDKKGADFIIEAVDKGLVDHPNVKFAVYEALGQICSMKSLVHLSDGLSEQDPSILIAVVSSLNHQINPGVVKKVKQTIEKDEAQAARLIVAVVASRALSLFEALYEDEATGNKMVETIIKLNDKGLCGAFSKKLNAMENQRAEADAKKIKSISANELKKRILIVDDSKSILAFYRMVASVMQISVTAAENGRQALDILESDNSFALILTDLNMPVMTGIELTQKVRATHTMDRIPIVVATTESEQSQEQLARKMGANDFIQKPFTADQLRDKINSFI; the protein is encoded by the coding sequence ATGGACGCGCTTAAAAATTTTGCATCAATAGATTTCACTGAACAAGTCAAGCTGCTTAAGGATATTGAAAAAAATAAGATCTATGCTGCGATTCCGGATCTTCTTGAGCTATGCAAAAAAAGTGATCCATCTGATCAGGCAACGGTCATGGCCGAAAATACACTCAGAGCCCTTTTATTGGACGACGAGGAACAAACCGTAAAAGGCCTTATGTCAGATAATGCAAATATAAAGAGAATAAGTTTACAGGTCTGTTGCCAAAAAAAATGTCCGGCGGCTACACCTATCCTGCTCAAACTTATTTCAGAACAATCATCGGTATTGATATCCGGGCATCCGCATTATAATGAAGGATTTGAGATCCTATCCGCACTTTCGTTGATCCAGCCGCCTGAAGCACTTGACATATTTCGGCAATTTATACACCACAATGACTCTCTAATTTCGTCTTTATCCATTGAAGCCGTTGGAAACTACAAAGATATTGATTCCGTTGATGCGCTGTGCAAAATAGTGGCGGACTCAGAGGCAGATGACCGCTATGAAGAATGCGATATCACTGTCGCCAACGCAATTGATGCCCTATCAATGATAAATAACGACAAGGCAATATCCTTTCTGGCTTCAAAAATTCATCATCGCAATCCGGTGGCCAGAAGAATTATCCATGCAGTGTTTACAAGGCTTGGCCCGGAAACAATACAGCACATCGCACCATTTTTGCTTGATCCTGATACGGACTTAAAAATAATGGCTGTAAACATTCTTGGGACCATTGGTGATAAAAAAGGGGCGGACTTCATTATAGAGGCCGTCGATAAAGGTCTGGTCGACCACCCCAATGTCAAGTTTGCCGTGTATGAAGCATTGGGTCAAATTTGTTCGATGAAAAGCCTTGTCCACCTTTCCGACGGACTTTCGGAACAAGACCCATCAATACTGATCGCGGTGGTTTCTTCTCTGAATCATCAAATCAATCCTGGTGTGGTCAAAAAGGTAAAGCAAACCATAGAAAAAGATGAAGCCCAGGCGGCACGATTAATCGTCGCGGTTGTTGCATCAAGGGCGCTATCCTTGTTCGAAGCCCTTTATGAAGATGAAGCCACCGGTAACAAAATGGTTGAAACGATTATAAAATTGAACGACAAGGGGCTTTGCGGCGCATTTTCTAAAAAGCTGAACGCCATGGAAAACCAAAGGGCAGAGGCCGATGCAAAAAAAATTAAATCAATCTCCGCAAACGAACTGAAAAAAAGAATACTCATCGTTGATGATTCAAAATCCATACTGGCATTTTACCGCATGGTTGCTTCCGTGATGCAAATCTCGGTTACCGCGGCTGAAAACGGTCGGCAAGCATTGGATATTCTCGAATCAGACAATTCATTTGCTCTGATTTTAACAGACCTGAACATGCCGGTAATGACAGGAATCGAATTAACCCAAAAAGTCAGGGCAACTCATACCATGGATCGTATTCCCATTGTAGTGGCCACAACGGAATCAGAGCAGTCCCAAGAACAATTAGCAAGAAAAATGGGAGCCAATGATTTTATACAAAAGCCGTTTACGGCAGATCAGCTTCGAGATAAGATCAACTCGTTTATCTGA
- a CDS encoding multidrug effflux MFS transporter, which translates to MPQTITAENNKQAMSNILFMSILGALMAFTSLSTDIYLPAMPSMAKELNGDAELTITGFLIGFTFAQLIWGPISDSIGRKIPLYIGMLIFAVGAAGCAMSHTIGQIVVWRVVQAFGACTGPMLARAMIRDLYSRTQGAQMLSTLMIIMAIAPIIGPLLGGQIIRVSTWHNIFWLLTAIGVLMFISLFRLPETLSMEKRLPASLGKTFINYWYLIKHRVFMRYTLCVTFYYVAVYAFVAGSPKIYISYFGIDPQHYGWLFAVNIVGVMGLSFLNRSFVTRWPLHRLLRIATTVALAAIAALAIFVRADMGRIYIIVGMMFMFFSMNGIVAASAMAAALDEVPQIAGSASALIGALQYGSGIVSSLLLALFGKGTPWTMTWVMLIFSAAAFLMVAGCERK; encoded by the coding sequence ATGCCCCAAACCATAACTGCTGAAAATAACAAGCAGGCCATGTCAAATATACTGTTTATGTCCATTCTCGGGGCATTGATGGCTTTTACCTCATTGTCAACGGACATTTATCTTCCGGCAATGCCCTCAATGGCAAAGGAGTTAAACGGCGATGCCGAACTCACAATCACCGGGTTTCTAATCGGTTTTACCTTCGCCCAGCTCATCTGGGGGCCGATCAGTGACAGCATCGGTCGAAAGATACCTTTATATATCGGGATGCTAATTTTTGCCGTGGGTGCTGCCGGCTGCGCCATGTCTCACACCATCGGCCAGATTGTTGTATGGCGGGTGGTCCAGGCATTTGGCGCCTGTACAGGACCGATGCTGGCAAGGGCAATGATCCGGGATCTGTATTCGCGTACCCAAGGGGCCCAGATGTTATCCACACTAATGATTATCATGGCCATCGCACCAATCATTGGCCCGCTGCTCGGCGGCCAGATCATTCGTGTGAGCACCTGGCACAACATATTCTGGCTCCTTACGGCCATTGGGGTACTGATGTTTATATCCCTATTCCGGCTGCCTGAAACATTATCCATGGAAAAACGATTGCCGGCATCCTTAGGCAAAACATTTATAAATTACTGGTATCTTATCAAACATAGGGTGTTCATGCGCTATACCTTATGTGTCACCTTTTACTATGTTGCCGTCTATGCCTTTGTTGCAGGGTCCCCCAAAATCTATATTTCCTATTTCGGCATTGATCCCCAACACTATGGCTGGCTGTTTGCCGTCAATATCGTGGGGGTTATGGGATTAAGTTTTCTCAACCGCAGTTTCGTGACCCGTTGGCCCCTGCATCGATTGTTGAGGATTGCCACAACTGTTGCCCTGGCGGCCATTGCTGCGCTGGCAATATTTGTCAGGGCGGATATGGGGAGAATATATATCATCGTAGGCATGATGTTTATGTTTTTTTCCATGAACGGTATTGTTGCCGCATCCGCAATGGCTGCGGCATTGGACGAAGTGCCTCAGATCGCAGGTTCGGCTTCGGCATTGATCGGCGCCCTGCAATATGGCAGCGGAATCGTTTCATCGCTGCTGCTTGCCTTATTCGGCAAAGGGACGCCCTGGACCATGACCTGGGTCATGCTAATCTTTTCGGCCGCAGCCTTTCTCATGGTGGCAGGATGCGAGCGAAAATAA
- a CDS encoding GntR family transcriptional regulator: MNKEIYNALKDRIIHLDYAPGTILKEQELAAEFGVSRTPLRTVLFRLEWEHLIKILPRTGIFVMELELSTITNVFQARLELEAVIGAMAFTRLSTEQIDRFKELEAECSLVKPEKAPKKLASIDMENKQIFHEAVGNPFLAEMSERLYALTYRLWYFNLLKMDPANWGNEVEAVREDLVILGQCFTSGTPEQLGQARKKQLLKHLERIRSSFLGLSAI, from the coding sequence ATGAATAAAGAAATCTACAATGCGTTAAAAGATCGGATAATTCATCTGGATTATGCACCGGGAACCATTCTCAAAGAACAGGAACTGGCTGCTGAATTCGGCGTAAGCCGCACTCCCTTGCGCACGGTGCTTTTTCGCCTGGAATGGGAGCATTTAATCAAAATTTTGCCCCGAACCGGCATCTTTGTCATGGAACTGGAACTTTCCACCATCACAAATGTTTTCCAGGCCCGCCTGGAACTTGAGGCGGTGATCGGTGCCATGGCCTTTACCCGGTTGTCCACAGAACAAATTGATCGATTCAAGGAACTTGAGGCAGAATGCAGCCTGGTAAAGCCGGAAAAGGCGCCAAAGAAACTGGCCAGCATTGATATGGAGAACAAACAGATATTTCATGAGGCTGTGGGAAATCCGTTTTTGGCTGAAATGTCCGAGCGCCTTTATGCCCTGACTTATCGGCTGTGGTATTTTAACCTGCTTAAAATGGATCCGGCCAACTGGGGAAATGAGGTTGAGGCCGTTCGGGAGGATTTGGTGATTCTGGGCCAATGCTTTACCTCCGGCACTCCGGAGCAATTGGGCCAGGCCAGAAAAAAACAGCTTTTAAAACACCTTGAAAGAATCCGTTCTTCGTTTCTGGGCCTGTCAGCCATTTAG
- a CDS encoding ABC transporter substrate binding protein, with protein sequence MEIKVRNGALLLFFLSILLVPHLYAGSANAPKLNNGKKWRVAYYEGGPYSEYTDTMRTLVDGLIQLGWITADTPPDLRQETPKPYIDWLTKHGGPYLSFKPEDCYSADWDDQKRADFRKQLLEKLKHGDIDIVLAMGTWAGMDMANNQHSVPVMVLSTSDPIRAGIINSATDSGFDHVTARVDPNRYSRQLRMFHRIVGFDTLGIAFENTKEGRSYSAIDEAEQIAKERGFKLITCNVLNSMPDKIESDGVCLKCFQDLSKRADAVYVTALVCADTQTKEVADIFKKARIPSFSMLGPKWVKEGILMSISSDSGYKALSSYNADKFGQILNGTKPRSLNQILEDPLNIAINTTTAKAIGFPMPKSIMAIATEIYGE encoded by the coding sequence ATGGAAATCAAGGTTAGAAACGGCGCACTATTATTATTTTTTCTTTCCATTTTACTTGTCCCGCATCTTTATGCGGGATCGGCGAACGCACCCAAACTGAACAACGGTAAAAAATGGCGGGTCGCCTATTATGAAGGGGGGCCTTATTCCGAATATACCGACACCATGAGGACCCTTGTTGACGGCTTGATTCAACTTGGCTGGATAACTGCCGACACCCCACCGGATCTTCGCCAGGAAACCCCCAAGCCTTATATCGACTGGCTGACGAAACACGGCGGCCCGTATTTGTCATTTAAACCCGAGGATTGTTATTCGGCAGACTGGGATGATCAAAAAAGAGCAGACTTTCGAAAACAATTATTGGAAAAATTAAAACACGGCGACATTGATATTGTTCTTGCCATGGGCACCTGGGCGGGTATGGATATGGCCAACAACCAGCACTCTGTCCCGGTTATGGTGTTGTCCACATCCGACCCCATAAGGGCCGGCATCATCAACAGTGCAACGGATTCCGGATTTGATCATGTGACCGCCAGGGTAGATCCCAACCGCTATTCCAGACAACTTCGAATGTTTCACAGAATCGTCGGTTTTGACACGTTGGGCATCGCCTTTGAAAATACCAAAGAAGGCCGCAGTTATTCTGCCATAGATGAAGCAGAACAGATTGCTAAAGAAAGGGGATTTAAGTTAATCACCTGCAATGTTCTCAATTCGATGCCGGACAAAATCGAATCTGATGGTGTTTGCCTAAAATGTTTCCAGGATCTTTCCAAACGAGCCGATGCCGTATATGTCACAGCCCTGGTATGTGCAGACACACAAACAAAAGAAGTCGCAGATATTTTTAAAAAGGCCCGGATCCCTTCATTTTCAATGCTCGGCCCCAAATGGGTGAAAGAAGGTATTCTGATGAGTATTTCCAGTGATTCCGGCTATAAGGCGCTCAGCAGTTATAACGCAGATAAATTCGGTCAAATATTAAACGGCACAAAGCCAAGAAGTCTGAATCAAATATTGGAAGATCCTCTGAACATCGCAATCAATACGACAACGGCAAAAGCCATCGGTTTTCCCATGCCCAAAAGCATTATGGCAATCGCCACAGAAATATATGGAGAATAA
- a CDS encoding helix-turn-helix domain-containing protein — protein MGHSIQIKKAVLQKVLSGNKTHDEISKEFGIGRSTIGKWLREYRKGGNINLKSKEKRPRDWTPEERVSALMASGSMSSEESASWCRKNGIFLHHLKQWRQDAVSGMATDLKKQTSVIETQLRRENSALKKDLSRKEKALAETAALLVLKKKAQVIWGEPEED, from the coding sequence ATGGGACATTCTATTCAAATTAAAAAAGCTGTATTACAAAAGGTACTCTCGGGGAACAAAACCCATGATGAGATATCAAAAGAATTTGGGATTGGGCGGTCAACTATTGGCAAATGGTTAAGAGAATACAGAAAAGGCGGTAACATCAACTTGAAATCAAAAGAAAAACGCCCCAGAGACTGGACGCCGGAAGAGCGCGTCTCAGCCTTGATGGCGTCGGGGTCTATGTCCTCCGAGGAGAGCGCCTCCTGGTGTCGTAAAAACGGGATTTTCCTCCATCATCTGAAACAGTGGAGGCAAGATGCTGTTTCCGGAATGGCAACTGATTTGAAGAAACAAACCTCCGTAATCGAGACTCAGTTACGACGGGAAAATTCGGCATTAAAAAAAGACCTTTCCCGCAAAGAAAAAGCCCTTGCGGAAACAGCAGCCTTATTGGTTCTTAAAAAAAAAGCCCAGGTAATCTGGGGGGAGCCAGAGGAAGATTGA